In Mytilus edulis chromosome 13, xbMytEdul2.2, whole genome shotgun sequence, a single window of DNA contains:
- the LOC139501749 gene encoding G-protein coupled receptor dmsr-1-like: MEFLNNTTFSYDIWTGSQLNDHDALTTFSLAYGKSHGYVSLLVCFFGIPTNIINITVLTRKHMQTSINLILTWMAVSDMLTMVTYVPFVVHFYIQYGTYELSAEKNTKIWMEYLLFHINFSALTHTISIWLGVSLAIFRYMHLQSSETGNLVHVRRIIRARIAIFVIIACSVLLMIPNFMSTSLELKANTSEIVYIIEDTNIGTPNITLINFVNMCIYSAFAKFVPCLLMIVFGGLLLRTLDMQVRVRRKRMTKLGVIMTRPLHTSRTTVLLLIVMILFLITELPQGILIVLSLFKSGFFLDVYIPLGDVMDILALVNNAINFVLYCSMNREFRRTLVRILRTRGLKHYRTHAHTNGTGTELVTEAAQKLSVMVDNQACDETISKDPLETANVMTMVSATELSTLIDPKHTEENMQDINEKKFDENEEVK; encoded by the coding sequence ATGGAGTTTTTAAATAACACTACGTTTTCTTATGATATCTGGACTGGATCCCAATTGAACGATCACGATGCTCTCACCACGTTCAGTCTCGCATATGGAAAAAGTCATGGATATGTTAGTCTTCTTGTTTGCTTCTTTGGAATTCCaactaatattataaatataacggTGCTGACCCGGAAGCACATGCAGACTTCGATTAACCTCATTCTAACATGGATGGCTGTTTCGGATATGTTAACTATGGTGACATACGTACCTTTTGTCGTTCATTTTTATATACAGTACGGAACGTATGAGTTGTCAGCCgagaaaaatactaaaatatggatggaatatcttttatttcatataaactTCTCGGCATTGACTCACACCATTTCTATATGGTTAGGTGTATCACTTGCAATATTTCGATACATGCATTTGCAATCATCAGAGACGGGAAATCTTGTTCATGTTCGTCGGATCATTCGGGCTCGTATAGCCATTTTTGTTATTATTGCTTGTTCAGTGTTGTTGATGATACCGAACTTCATGTCAACGAGCCTCGAACTGAAAGCAAACACATCTGAAATCGTTTATATAATCGAGGATACTAACATAGGAACCCCAAATATTACGCTGATTAATTTTGTGAACATGTGCATCTACAGTGCGTTTGCCAAGTTTGTGCCATGTTTGTTAATGATTGTATTCGGAGGACTTTTGCTGCGAACTCTTGACATGCAGGTGAGAGTTAGACGTAAACGAATGACAAAATTAGGAGTCATCATGACCCGACCATTACATACGTCAAGGACGACAGTGTTACTGTTAATTGTTATGATCCTGTTTCTAATTACAGAACTTCCCCAAGGAATCCTCATCGTACTAAGCTTATTTAAAAGTGGGTTTTTCTTGGATGTGTACATCCCCCTTGGAGATGTTATGGATATTCTGGCATTAGTAAACAATGCCATCAATTTTGTGCTTTATTGCTCCATGAACAGAGAGTTTAGAAGAACGCTTGTTCGAATCTTGCGCACACGAGGACTTAAGCATTATCGCACGCATGCTCACACAAATGGAACGGGTACTGAACTTGTGACAGAAGCGGCACAGAAACTGTCCGTTATGGTTGACAATCAAGCTTGCGACGAAACCATCTCAAAAGATCCTCTGGAAACTGCAAATGTAATGACAATGGTTTCAGCAACTGAGTTATCTACCCTAATTGACCCTAAACATACCGAGGAAAACATGCAAGATATCAATGAGAAGAAATTCGATGAGAATGAAGAAGTTAAGTAA